Below is a genomic region from Rhodospirillum centenum SW.
GTCCACGACATGCCGCCGGGCGTCTGCCTGGAAGGGGCGGGGGACTGCGTCCACGACGCCGGGCGGGGCGTCTTCTTCCTGGGCCATGGCTTCCGCTCCGACCGGGAGGCCGCGGCGGTCGTGGCCGACCTGTTCGGGGAGGAGGTGGAGCCGCTGGAACTGGTGGACCCGCGTTTCTACCACATGGACACCGCCCTCTGCCCGCTCTCGGGCGGCGAGGTGCTGTACGTGCCGGGCGCCTTCTCCGCCGAGGGGCGCGGCCGGCTGCGCGAGCGGATCGGGGCCGACCGGCTGATCGAGGTGCCGGAGGCGGATGCCGTGCGGCTGGCCGCCAACGCCGTCAATCTCGGCCGCGACGTGGTGCTGGCCGAGGCGTCGGACGATCTGAAGGCGGCGCTGGCCGAGCGGGGCTACAGCGTCCACGAGGTGCCGATCCGCAGCTTCGGGCTTTCCGGCGGATCGGCCTTCTGCCTGACCCTGCGGCTGGACCGCCGTTCCAACCGCCGCTCCGGCCGCCCTGTCGGCGGGACCGGGCCGGGGGCGGCCGCCGACGCACCGGGTCAGCCCGCGCTGCTGGACTGATCCGGCGGCATCGGACAAGCTGGCGCCCGCGGAAACCGGGGGCCGGGGAGGCCATGCGACGCAGGCTGGACCAGATCGACCTGAGAATCCTCCAGGAACTCCAGGACGACGGGCGCATCACCAACCAGGCCCTGTCCGAGCGGGTGGGGCTGTCGCCCCGTCCCTGCCTGGAACGGGTGCGCCGGCTGGAGAAGGAGGGGCTGATCGTCCGCTACCAGGCGCTGGTGGACGTGCGCAAGCTGCAGTCCTGCGTCTTCGTGCTGGCCCAGGTGGCGCTGGAGAAGCAGGGCAGGGACGCGCGGCACCGCTTCGAGCGGCGCCTGCGCGACACGCCCGAGGTGATCGAGTGCTTCGAGGTCAGCGGCCCCTTCGACTACATCGCCAAGCTGGTGTGCGAGGACCTGGACGCCTATCAGGACCTGACCACGGGCTGGATCGACGACCCCGAACTGGGCGTCGCCCGCGTCGTCACCAACGTGGTGCTGCGGCCGGTGCGCG
It encodes:
- a CDS encoding dimethylarginine dimethylaminohydrolase family protein, whose amino-acid sequence is MTIDVTAPGQRPSAQPEPAPPRIIMCAPDHFEVSYTINPWMRPDEWEARRSELSGAAAAGWSALRRRLQQLGAAVELVAPRSGLPDLVFTANAAVVLDGKALVARFRHPERRPEEPHFRRFFDGLAARGLLDEVHDMPPGVCLEGAGDCVHDAGRGVFFLGHGFRSDREAAAVVADLFGEEVEPLELVDPRFYHMDTALCPLSGGEVLYVPGAFSAEGRGRLRERIGADRLIEVPEADAVRLAANAVNLGRDVVLAEASDDLKAALAERGYSVHEVPIRSFGLSGGSAFCLTLRLDRRSNRRSGRPVGGTGPGAAADAPGQPALLD
- a CDS encoding Lrp/AsnC family transcriptional regulator, whose product is MRRRLDQIDLRILQELQDDGRITNQALSERVGLSPRPCLERVRRLEKEGLIVRYQALVDVRKLQSCVFVLAQVALEKQGRDARHRFERRLRDTPEVIECFEVSGPFDYIAKLVCEDLDAYQDLTTGWIDDPELGVARVVTNVVLRPVRDFGRYPIFAGEGPASAG